ACGGAAACTTTGGCCATTCATATATCAAAGAAACAATAATCTCTGTACTAGAACAATTGCCTGTCCAACAGTCTAATGTGCGGGCAGTTGTGCCTGTCTGTACTAGAACAATTGCCCAATACTGTATCAAGCAAGCTAGAATCTTTCTATCTTATAAGGGTACAACCCAATGGGTCCCAAAATCCATCTTTGAAGTGTTTTTGACAACCAAATACAGTGACCTGCAGGATATCCAAGATCCAGCATCATCAAATAACATAGTATGTATACAAGCTTTGGACAGCAGGCCATCCCAAAATTCTGGATGAACTCCCTTCCCTACTGGGTTGAGCAGGATAAGTTTTATTATGGGAGGACTGGCATCAAGATCATGATTGCTAAGGAAAGGAATCCATAGGATAGCAACCAAGTACACGGAGAAATGTGGCAAACTCCTGCAAAAAATTTGAATGCAATACCTTGTAAGAAGGTAGGTTGAAGAAGTGAattcttttgaagaaaaaaacatttacTTGTTCCAAACTAACATAAATCCAAATGTATAATTCTATCCGCAGAAGATCCATTCAATCTCACCCCATACAAAATGCAAAGTAGCAAACAAATTGTGTTGATCAATGTGTTTAGGGTTAAAAACCTTCAAACATGGTTTTCACCTTAAATAGAGAATCGGCAAGAATGCACTTGCTCTTACCCGATGGAAACAAATTAATAAGTTCAACCAACCTAGTCCTCCTACCCTGGATCTTAGAGTACAATATGTGAGGAACTTGAacaaaggaataaaaataattttgtacttCTGGATTTCTTATTGTAATAAGTTTGACTTAAATTTACTCACCATTTCATTTGTAAACCTGAAGGAAACATTCCAATAGCTTCAAACAAAGCTTTTGGAACTTTGACAAATGCTTATAAAGAATTTGATGGGATGAGTCAAAAGCAAAATTAGGAGGCATAATTAGAACAAACCTGAAGATGCGCCAAAGCTGTCTGTGCACGGGGCTCAGCCATAGAAGCctcaaaatcaatataaaagaGGTAGTCAAAATACCTGCCACCATAAATTAGTCAATCAAACATCATGAGTAATTTCACCTCATACAGAAAGATCCACTATGGTATCCAAGAAGTGGATAATCAAAAACAGGGTTCACAAAGTATAATGGCAATGAGATTATTCTTATTAtgattcccttttttttttcttaacaatcCATTTGAAATACAAGGTACCTAGTCTGTGTTTCATTATGGTCATTTGATGTATtccaatgaaaatgagaaaaatactCACTTGGCACTTCCAGTGTTGGAGTCATCAACTACCCTTAATGGTTTCTTCCTCTGTGGCCGGCTTTCAATCTGAACATGCATACAGAGCTAGAACTTTATGGTGGAGGCTTCTGTACAAAATGAGTGAACTAATGAAAACAAACTCACTTAACCTTTGTCAAATTAATGTCTCTCAAGGCAAAGACCGCCAAGGCTTTAAATAATACTCCAGGGCCTTCTTCCAAAGTAAACACAATGCTTGTCTGAAATGAAGGACAACAATTTTCAGCTTCAGAGAATTTAAGCCAACATATAAAGAGGCATAAATGGATGAACAAAACCTACCTTAAAGAGCTTATTGGTTCTTGGAATTATAGGATCCCTTGCAAGGACCAGATAACGAGTAATGTTATCAAAATCATCCTGTACAGACCATGAGTTCAAGCAAATTAAGTAGTGTTCAACTATAAAGCATAGGAATTATACATAACTAAGTAGCACTCTATGGTTTGTGACCAGGACATGAACTAGTAATTAGCCACCACCAATGACCCTGCAGCAGCCACCTCTTGCACCAACTCAGGCAGCTGCTGCTTTTGCACAATCACCCCCAGAAACATCAATAACAACACACTTCCTGTGCAATGCTGCGTTGTGTAGAGTTAAGTTGAAATTTTTAAGGATgggaaatagaaaaaagaatgtAGTTACCTAAAAAAGGGCTAAGCAATGAGTTACCTGGATTCTTTCTGCAAGTATGTTAAGCCCATAGATTTCTGCTGCTCGAGCACTTGCAACAACACCAGCATCGCTCAGGCCATGTGAGGCTACATACTGACCAACAAGTCATCACGGTCAAGAAGGAACATTCCCTCAAATagtacaagaaaataaaattaaggtgCTAATAAGACATCCACAGATCACCTGAGCAGCACCAGCTGAATCATCAACATTTTCTCTGGAAACACCTAACTTACTCAGGATGATATCACTCTGGGCGAGTGCCTGCAAATGAAGACTTTTCAACtcataaaaatttatcattgGGATTTGGAACTAGATATTTATATGGAATACATTCTGCTATATATTTGATTATGTGCCAAATTAGAGAACATGTAATCATACTTTACGAACATGAAAATGTGAGGTAAGAGGTAGAGAGGCCACAAAACAGACAGGGCATCCTGTGTACCAAGGTTTTAAGCTGAagcactctctctctctgtttctcTCATTCACTTCCTGGACTTCATGAATCAATTTTGCTtctatactaatttaaaattaaaaataatattttttgaactattaaatttggtcagaaaTATAATTAGAATGATTCCCAAATATAGCCCCCTCAAGGAAAAAGACCAATTTTTTGACTCCCAAGAATGGTTAATGAATTCTGTGACATAAAGTAGGTGATGTAGCCTAGTGAAGAGTTCTTGTGGCATTATACATCCTTGTCAAATTTGGATTAGTTTCTTAttgcaaaaaatagaaaattatctAGCGAGAGGAAACTAATCCAGATTGGACAATGATAACTAATGCTACAAAAACTCTTTAATACGCTACTCTGGTCCCCCAGGTTGAAAGGAGCTTACACTTAAGTTGTTGGAGCTGTAAGAATCGCCTTATATAGAATCCAGTGCTTGACATTGGGAACATCTAAAGCACAAATATGATTTGGTAATTTGAACTGGTAGTCATTTCTCATTAATCTTCTTAATAATTGAGATCAATATTCGTTATGTTGTGTTCTATTTAGCAACTTGAATTTGCCTTACTTTCTCTTTAATCTCAATAATTCTCTTACTTTTGCTCTGAATTTCTGTTGTGAACAATATTAAATTGTCCACCCTTGGTAAGACAGCATCAAGGACTGACCTTAGGGACTCTTATCTCCTTTATGCAATCAATGAAACTCAAGTTAGAACCAAAAATCTAGGAGGAAACAAAAACCTGACCTGAGGATGGCTTAGAACACGTCTTAGCTGATCAATTCCCACCCCTGGTATAGCTAGGAGGCAGAGGTTAACAGCCAACTGCACCTCACCCACAATGTGCAGCCTATGACGAAGGAGTAAATCATAGTTACGATGGATGCTTCCACCTAAAGAATTCTCAATGGGAAGAACTGCTTTTTCAGCCAACCACAATTCAACAGCCTGCAAAACAGAAACAACAGAACAAATGTAAAAAGGATCAGGTCATTAATTCAATGAGGCATTTGGACACCGAATTTGAATGAAATCATTCCATTctgtttatatatttatgttattgaacacacacacacacacacacacacaaacaaacATACATATGGTGGTGAATAAATGGAGAGATCTTATGGAAAGCAAAATAGATAGACACAAAATTTATGTTAAACCTGGTGTACAAAATTTCCTCCCACAGAATGTTAAACTGATATCATACTGGATACCTTGAATGCATCTTCAAACTCATCACAAGGAACAGTTTCACAATGAGGGTAAGCTTTGAGGGCAGCGTCCTCACTATATGCGCCTGGCACACCCTGCATCATTGGTTTAACCATAATATAAATAACTAAAGACGTGGTAAATTTCTTACTTTTGTGTGCATCTAGGGATTGCAAATTGCAGCTAG
The window above is part of the Vitis riparia cultivar Riparia Gloire de Montpellier isolate 1030 chromosome 12, EGFV_Vit.rip_1.0, whole genome shotgun sequence genome. Proteins encoded here:
- the LOC117926671 gene encoding arogenate dehydratase/prephenate dehydratase 2, chloroplastic-like yields the protein MALKFSSVLGGAVSQLGWEDLGSKPSGVVCNWGKGTAETPSVVFWGLSTHRGIKSLDDGNPSNPGTEFQGIVDKVDNNDSGRILRDLASFPKPLSVTDISAAPKDGTKVRISYKGVPGAYSEDAALKAYPHCETVPCDEFEDAFKAVELWLAEKAVLPIENSLGGSIHRNYDLLLRHRLHIVGEVQLAVNLCLLAIPGVGIDQLRRVLSHPQALAQSDIILSKLGVSRENVDDSAGAAQYVASHGLSDAGVVASARAAEIYGLNILAERIQDDFDNITRYLVLARDPIIPRTNKLFKTSIVFTLEEGPGVLFKALAVFALRDINLTKIESRPQRKKPLRVVDDSNTGSAKYFDYLFYIDFEASMAEPRAQTALAHLQEFATFLRVLGCYPMDSFP